The stretch of DNA TGAAGATCGTCCGGAGAGCGACGTCGATATTCTGGCCGAGTTTGCGCCGGGAGAGACGACGTTTTTGGAACTTCATGGAACTCGCGCTCTATCTTGAGGGCTTCTTCGGGCATCGGGTGGATCTCGTCACCGAAGGGGGGCTCGACCGGTACCTCAGGCCGTATGTCGAGCGGGAGGTCGTCTGGTGTGAGGCGTGATTCCGTAGATCTCTCCCGCATCCTGCAGGAGATGGAGTTTATCTCCCTATTTTTCAGCAACCTTTTTTTCCGGCGGCGTCCGACCCTCTGGAGATGACAGGGGTCAGGCGATGAGATGCGTCACGCTCAACGGCAACACCTTCTACAACGGCGACTGCATCGCCGGCGCAGCGGCGCATATCCCTGATGGCTCGGTGGACCTGATCGTCACCGACCCCCCGTACGGGATCGACGGCGACCTCCTCCACCGCCACTACAACCGGGACGAGGGTTATGTCGTGGACGGCTACGTCGAGGTCCCGGCCGCCGAATACGGCGAGTTCTGCCTGCGCTGGATCGCCCAGGCCGAGCGTATCCTCAGGCCCGGCGGCTCTGTCTACATCGTCTCCGGCTACACGAACCTCTACCATATCCTCCACGCCCTCAGGGAGACCTCCCTGGAGGAGGTCAACCACATCGTCTGGAAATACACCTTCGGGGTGTACACGCGGAGAAAATACGTCTCGTCCCACTACCACATCCTCTACTACGAGAAGCCCGGCGGAACGAGGACGTTCAACCTCGAGTCCCGCTATGGGCTGACCGAGAAGGACGCAGGCGGGCGTTCCCTCAACTACGGGGACCGGGAGGACGTCTGGACGGTCCACCGCGACTACAAGCCCGGCCAGGTGAAGAACAAGAACGAGCTCCCGCCCGACCTCCTCGTCAAGATGATCCAGTACAGCAGCGGCGAGGGCGACCTGGTCTGCGACCTCTTCCTGGGCGGGTTCTCGACGGCGAAGACGGCGGTCGGCCTCAACCGCCGGGTCGTCGGGTTCGAGGTCTCGCCCGCGATCTTCGACCGGAGAATTATCGAGATGGGGGAGGCCGTCCCTGGCGGGCTGCTCCCCGATCTGCGGCGGCCCTGGATCGAGCCGCCGCAGAACCGGGGGAGGCGCTGGACCGGCGAGGAGATCGAGGCGCTCCGCGCCGGCTACCGCCGCCTGATCGACGGGGGGGCGACGAAGAAGGAGGCGGTGCGCCTGCTGGGGCTGGAGTTCGGGCGCGGGCGCTGGGCGATCGAGAAGATGCTCAAAAAGCAGGGTCTCTAAAGGCCCGGTTCAACCGGTTTTTTCAGGAGCGCCGTCCTGCTGAGCAGGATTCGGGGCGTGCCGGCGACCGTCAGCCCGGCCGCCTCGGCGGCCCTGACCGTGCGCTCAAACTCCGCCGCCGCCACCTCATCCTTCGGTTCGACGAGCAGCATCAATCCGCCGGGACGCAGGGCGACCGCCACCTCGCGCAGGAGCCCCTCCCCGTCAGGCACCTCGTGGACGACGTAGAAGGCGAGGGCGAAGTCGACCGGCCCCAGACCAGTGAAACCCGGGGATCCGGGCTCTGTCCGGTGGAGACGTATCCGGTCGAGGAGCCCTTCCCGCCCGGCCCGTTCGGCGAGCATGGCGAGCATCTCTTCCTGGAGGTCGGCGGCGATCACGCACCCCTCCTCCCCCACCATGGCGGCCATCGGCCTGGCGAAGAACCCGGGCCCGCACCCGATATCGAGCACGGTATCGCCGGGGCTGATATAGCGTCCGACAATCCGTTTCGGCGATTGGAGAAGTCTGCGAAGGGGGTTGTCCAGCAGCCAAGCGCGCGATGCCGGGTGGACCCCGTGCCTCCCGGCTGCCGGTCCGTCAGGGGCGTTCATCGACACCTCAATCGTCGGCATCGGGGATGAACCCGATCCCTTCGCCGGGCCGGGACAAAAAAAGGGGTGATCAGTGGTTCTTCCCCATAAAGAAGACGCCGACGCAGATCACGCCGATCGAGACGGCCATCGCCAGCATGTCGATCGAGGTCGTGAACTCCATCGAGAGGATCCGCTGGAAGAAGCTGACGATGAGCACCATGATGATCACCTTGATGATCTTGTTCTTCAGGTCGTCGAGGCTGGAGACCTCCAGGATGCCCCCGAACTCCCCGCCCATGCGTGCGACATCGATCTCTGAGATGAAGAGTTCGTAGATGCCGAAACTGAAGATCAGGAGCACCAGGGCGATCAGGTAGAAGTCGATGGCGCCGATCACGCCGATCAGGATCTCCTCGTGCGTCAGGTGGCTGCTGGAAAATTTCGTGTATTCAACAAGGATCTCGAATATCTCCATCGAACCGGCGAGGAAGAGGACGATGGCGCTGAGGGCGCCGAAGACCACGCCCAGGAGGACGATGTACCTGGAGTTCCAGAGGAGCCATTCGAAGATCTTCTCAATGGCCGGCTGATCCGGCCTTGTGCCGTGAGGGGCCGGACGGTCTGATGCATCGGGTTGTTCCATAGTGTTCCCCGGATTTATGTGTAAGAAATCTGTCCGCTGCCGGGATAACACCTCTTCCCCGCGGCGGCGGAGGGGGCATGGCTATAAATATCCGGGGGATGAGCCTTCGGTATGCTGCCGATCATCTCCGGCCTCATCGCCTCCGTCGTCCTGGGCCATATCCGCCGATACGTTATCGGCATGGTCGTCGGTGCGGTCGCCCTCCCCCTCGCCGCGGCCGCCGTCGTGCTGGGGTTCCTCGCCGTCCCGGTCGTGCTCGTCGCCCTGTTCGCCCGCCCGGTGGGGCAGCGTGGCGGACAATCCCGGGAGAGCGGTCGGTAGTCTGGATGATTCTGCCGGGGTCGGCGATCGTCCCCTGACCTGGGGAAGGGCCTGGCGGCATGCCGGGGTCTGAATGGAGACCGGGGCCACCAAACGTATTTATGAGGAGATGCAATGAGTATATGCATCCTTCAGGGCCCGTAGCTTAGTGGTGGAGCGCCCGGCTCATAACCGGGTGGCCGTGGGTTCGAATCCCTCCGGGCCCATGCTTTTTTGAAAAAATCGCTTTTTTATCGGGCATGGTGCATGTTTTAGCACTCACAATGAGCGATTCTATGCATCGAGAGGCGTTCGTGACCGATCCATGCAAAAATTCGGCCGCCTCGTCCGGGAGCGTGAACGTGTACGTCTTCCTCTTTCGCTCGTAGTGTTTTTCTTTCGCCATTTTATCTCTTCATTGAGATTTTTTCTCCTGTCCATACCCTTCTGGATCGGTCCGGACGCCTGATGGAGGGAGATCCCACCGCACCCCGCATATAGGGTGAGAGCAAACGCTCCTCTCATGCAGCACACATGGACCGGCGGCGACCTGATCTTCTCATACTGCACCGATGGCGACCTGCCCGAAATCTCGCGGATGCTCTCGAAAGAATCGGTCTGCAGGTGGCTGTTCTTCGGGCCGAACGCCGTGGAGGTCACCCGCTCCTATTTTCTGCCCCTGATCGAGGGGATGCAGGCGGCGCTCCTGGAGGGCAGGACGCCGGACCACCATGTGTTCACCCTGAGACTGCACCGGACCGGGGAGTTCGTCGGGCAGTGCGCCCTCTTCCCGGTGGATTTCAGTCCGGGGTCGTATCTCGTCGGCTACCAGATCGACGACACGCACTGGGGAAAGGGCTACGGCACCCTGGCCTGCAGGTTTCTGGTCTACGTCGCCTTCGCCGTCCTCGACGGCTACCGGCTGAACGGCGACGCCGTGGCCGGGAATACGGCATCGCTGCGGGTGATGGAGAAGTGCGGCTTCGTCCGCGAAGGGCTCCAGCGTGGCTACTGGCACGCCCGGGGCGGCTGCCACGACCGCGTCCTCCTCGGGCTTCTCAGGGACGACCTCCCTGCCGGGTGCATCGAGCCGCTGGCAGGGGCGTTCTCCGCACGCTGAAAGGCACCCCCCTCAGAGCCCGGCCAGTTCAATCCCATACAGGACGACCGCGATCGCCAGCACCAGCGGCACCACCACCGCCCACGGATTGACCCGCAGGAGATCCGGGATCGTCGCCGTCGGCAGCGCCCCCACCCCGAGCACCGACGCCTCCAGCCGCGGGTAGAGCGCCGCGAAGATCCCGGCCCCGATGAGGATCCCGGTCACCCCGCCGACCAGGGCGTCGAGGGCGCCCGACCCCACGGCGCCGGCCACCGTTCCCGGGCAGTAGCCCAGCACCGCGAAGCCGGCGCCGAAGATGACCCCACCGATCACCGTCGCCCCGACCGAGCCCGGCTTGATATGGAGATCGGCAAGCCCGGCCCCTCGCATCAGGTAGACCCCGACCGTCCCGACGGCCACGGCGCTGAGCATCACCTTCACCACCGTGAAATCGGTGAGCAGGAGCTGCCCTAAGATCACGTCGTAGCGTGTGACCCCGGCGATCTGGAGGCAGGCGCCGAAGCCGACCCCGATCGCCAGCCCGAGGACGAGCTGCGCCGGCCCGTTCCCGCGCAGGCGTTGCAGGGCCTCGTTCATGGCGCCACCCCGTAGAGCAGGAAGGCAAAGAGGATCCCGCTTGCGAAGAAGACGAAGACCGCCACCCAGCTCGAGAGCGCCAGCTGGAGGGTGCCCGAGATCCCGTGCCCGCTCGTGCACCCGCCGGCCCACCGCGACCCGATCCCCATCAACACGCCGCCGGCGAGGGCGACGGCGAGCCTCAGGGGAACAGACGGCCCGAACGCCGCTTCAAATGTCGGGGGGACCCAGACGAGGGCGAACGCTCCCGTCAGGAGGGCCGTCGCACCGGCGCCGATCACCACCCCGAGCACGAGCATCCACTCCCAGTCGACTTTCGGGGCAAACTGTTTGTAATAGGCCCGGTCCAGCACCGCCTTCCCGCGGACGGCCCGCTCGATCATCCCGCTCGTCCTGGCATAGGCCGTCGAGCACCCGATCGGGCGGTCTGAGAGGAGGAATGCGAGCCAGGAGAGCACGCCGATCCCGGCGCCGGCGATATAAGGCGTCCAGTCCATCCCCGCCCCCTCAGGTATATCCTGCCGCACGGTAGGCGGTGATCCCGCCCGCGGCGTTGTAGACGTTGAGAAATCCCTTCTGCTTCAGGATGCTGCACCCCAGGCTCGACCGGTGCCCGGTCCTGCACATCACGACGACCGGCCGCAACGGGTCGAGCCCGGCAGCGCGCTCCCTCAGGTCCGTCACCATGATGTTGACCGCACCGGCCACATGGTCCTCCTCGTACTCCTCGGGCGTGCGCACGTCCACCAGCGCCGCCCCTCCCTCTGCGATCATCCCGTGCACCTCGGCCGGCGAGACCTGGGGGACATGGCCGGTGGGATAGCCCGCCATCGCCCATGCGTGCGTCCCGCCCTCGAGGTAGCCGACGGTCAGGTCAAGCCCCACGCGGCGGAGCATCATCGCCGCCGCCTCCGCCTGTGCCGGGCCGTCGGCGACGAGCAGGATCTCGCTCTCAGGCGGGAGCACCCAGCCGGCAAAGGTGGAGAAGTTCCCGCCGAGGTCGATGTGGTAGCTCCCCGGGACGTGCTGCCCCCCGAAGCTGGCATAGTCATTGACCGAAAGGACGATCGTGTCCTCCCGTGCAGCCCGCTCCCTGAACTCGGCCGGCTTCATCGGCCTGATCGCCGGGAGGGTGCGGACGAGAGCCGGGCCGCGGCGGTTGATCTCGCTGCACCGGGCGAAATGGTCAGGGGCCGGCGGCATCTCCTCGGTGAGCGAGCGGATGAACTCCTCGCGATCGGCGATCTTCAGGGCTCCGTTGAACCGCCGCTCGTAGCCGATGGTGGAGGACCGCATCGAACCCATCGCCCGGCCGCAGAGCGACCCGGCGCCATGCGCGGGAAAGAGCATGCAGTGATCGGGCAGCGTGAGGATCTTCGTGTGCAGGCTTTCATGGAG from Methanofollis liminatans DSM 4140 encodes:
- a CDS encoding YqhA family protein; amino-acid sequence: MEQPDASDRPAPHGTRPDQPAIEKIFEWLLWNSRYIVLLGVVFGALSAIVLFLAGSMEIFEILVEYTKFSSSHLTHEEILIGVIGAIDFYLIALVLLIFSFGIYELFISEIDVARMGGEFGGILEVSSLDDLKNKIIKVIIMVLIVSFFQRILSMEFTTSIDMLAMAVSIGVICVGVFFMGKNH
- a CDS encoding class I SAM-dependent methyltransferase, giving the protein MPTIEVSMNAPDGPAAGRHGVHPASRAWLLDNPLRRLLQSPKRIVGRYISPGDTVLDIGCGPGFFARPMAAMVGEEGCVIAADLQEEMLAMLAERAGREGLLDRIRLHRTEPGSPGFTGLGPVDFALAFYVVHEVPDGEGLLREVAVALRPGGLMLLVEPKDEVAAAEFERTVRAAEAAGLTVAGTPRILLSRTALLKKPVEPGL
- a CDS encoding GNAT family N-acetyltransferase; this translates as MQHTWTGGDLIFSYCTDGDLPEISRMLSKESVCRWLFFGPNAVEVTRSYFLPLIEGMQAALLEGRTPDHHVFTLRLHRTGEFVGQCALFPVDFSPGSYLVGYQIDDTHWGKGYGTLACRFLVYVAFAVLDGYRLNGDAVAGNTASLRVMEKCGFVREGLQRGYWHARGGCHDRVLLGLLRDDLPAGCIEPLAGAFSAR
- a CDS encoding DNA-methyltransferase, encoding MRCVTLNGNTFYNGDCIAGAAAHIPDGSVDLIVTDPPYGIDGDLLHRHYNRDEGYVVDGYVEVPAAEYGEFCLRWIAQAERILRPGGSVYIVSGYTNLYHILHALRETSLEEVNHIVWKYTFGVYTRRKYVSSHYHILYYEKPGGTRTFNLESRYGLTEKDAGGRSLNYGDREDVWTVHRDYKPGQVKNKNELPPDLLVKMIQYSSGEGDLVCDLFLGGFSTAKTAVGLNRRVVGFEVSPAIFDRRIIEMGEAVPGGLLPDLRRPWIEPPQNRGRRWTGEEIEALRAGYRRLIDGGATKKEAVRLLGLEFGRGRWAIEKMLKKQGL
- a CDS encoding YeeE/YedE thiosulfate transporter family protein → MNEALQRLRGNGPAQLVLGLAIGVGFGACLQIAGVTRYDVILGQLLLTDFTVVKVMLSAVAVGTVGVYLMRGAGLADLHIKPGSVGATVIGGVIFGAGFAVLGYCPGTVAGAVGSGALDALVGGVTGILIGAGIFAALYPRLEASVLGVGALPTATIPDLLRVNPWAVVVPLVLAIAVVLYGIELAGL
- a CDS encoding rhodanese-like domain-containing protein, with the translated sequence MVIQQFFIPGIAHSSYLIGASGTCAIIDPARDVDRYLEAAKDLGLMITHILETHLHADFVSGHMDLAEKTGARIYAPKSGSCSFEHEPGGDGTQFSVGGIRFDVLDTPGHTPDGVTYVATDLSRGDEPVAVFPGDTLFVGDVGRPDLFPGQARDLAAHLHESLHTKILTLPDHCMLFPAHGAGSLCGRAMGSMRSSTIGYERRFNGALKIADREEFIRSLTEEMPPAPDHFARCSEINRRGPALVRTLPAIRPMKPAEFRERAAREDTIVLSVNDYASFGGQHVPGSYHIDLGGNFSTFAGWVLPPESEILLVADGPAQAEAAAMMLRRVGLDLTVGYLEGGTHAWAMAGYPTGHVPQVSPAEVHGMIAEGGAALVDVRTPEEYEEDHVAGAVNIMVTDLRERAAGLDPLRPVVVMCRTGHRSSLGCSILKQKGFLNVYNAAGGITAYRAAGYT
- a CDS encoding YeeE/YedE thiosulfate transporter family protein; translation: MDWTPYIAGAGIGVLSWLAFLLSDRPIGCSTAYARTSGMIERAVRGKAVLDRAYYKQFAPKVDWEWMLVLGVVIGAGATALLTGAFALVWVPPTFEAAFGPSVPLRLAVALAGGVLMGIGSRWAGGCTSGHGISGTLQLALSSWVAVFVFFASGILFAFLLYGVAP